The Candidatus Phaeomarinobacter ectocarpi genome includes a region encoding these proteins:
- a CDS encoding PAS domain-containing sensor histidine kinase: protein MQIADWQVHLSVRGRPRQMRRHASFIKQHLSGGALGLAGGILFAVVTGGIDLFAVGAFALLGATALPGLFLRATGQLAASYALSSTFFAILVGWLCLWTGGVDSPAIFWLAIVPMEAALSANRRSAITAAAISSIIFSCLVWMSLASSLPPAHLPGIDPFLTRMVSIVAAIVYACALAMRTQEAYQRAEDAADNEEARYRMVADNASDLITRHSIDGTVLFATPASRRLLNVSPDKLIGRRLSDVAGTSYAEAITDAFTNALRNGGEATVEFAVTNDDGTTRYLETRLRATGTAIDISLIAVTRDVTDRQEAQLVMEEARDMAESASRTKSAFLRSMSHELRTPLNSIIGFAQVIRDQSFGPIGNGRYSDYADMIGDSGKTLLRIVTDVLRMSEIEAGNVEMDVEETRLLPIADGAIRTLEPQARHGRVVIINHVSEDLPLALADARAAGQAVNGILANAIQYSALGDSIDIEAGSDDLSVWLEIKDNGPGIPARDIDRLMRPFERTGGSLEGRPSGAGVGLAIAKALTELQRGGFSIRSQEGEGTTVRLAFPRARMARRRSA from the coding sequence GTGCAGATTGCTGACTGGCAGGTGCATCTAAGCGTGCGCGGACGACCGCGGCAGATGCGGCGTCATGCGTCCTTCATCAAGCAGCATCTCAGCGGTGGGGCCCTGGGTCTTGCCGGCGGTATCCTGTTCGCTGTTGTAACCGGCGGCATCGACCTGTTTGCGGTGGGGGCTTTTGCGCTTCTTGGCGCCACAGCTTTGCCGGGTCTCTTCTTGCGTGCGACGGGTCAACTGGCAGCGTCATACGCCCTGTCTTCCACGTTCTTTGCCATTCTGGTCGGCTGGCTGTGCCTGTGGACGGGCGGCGTGGATTCCCCGGCCATATTCTGGCTCGCGATCGTGCCCATGGAAGCCGCGCTGTCAGCAAACCGCCGAAGCGCGATCACGGCTGCAGCCATCTCGTCCATTATTTTCTCATGCCTTGTCTGGATGTCTCTGGCATCCAGCCTGCCGCCCGCACACTTGCCGGGCATTGATCCATTCCTGACGCGCATGGTGTCGATCGTTGCGGCAATCGTTTACGCCTGCGCCCTCGCAATGCGGACCCAGGAAGCCTATCAGCGTGCGGAAGATGCAGCCGACAACGAAGAAGCGCGCTACCGCATGGTCGCAGACAACGCCAGTGACCTGATCACCCGTCACTCGATTGACGGCACGGTGCTGTTCGCAACACCCGCCAGCCGCCGCCTGCTGAACGTGTCACCGGACAAACTCATCGGCCGCCGCCTATCTGACGTTGCCGGCACCAGCTATGCCGAGGCAATTACCGACGCCTTCACAAACGCGCTGCGCAATGGCGGCGAGGCAACCGTTGAATTCGCCGTGACCAATGATGACGGCACGACGCGCTATCTGGAGACACGTCTGCGCGCAACGGGAACAGCTATTGATATCAGCCTCATCGCTGTGACCCGCGACGTCACGGATCGTCAGGAAGCGCAACTGGTCATGGAAGAAGCGCGTGACATGGCTGAATCTGCCAGCCGCACCAAATCAGCCTTCTTGCGCAGCATGAGCCATGAGCTGCGCACGCCGCTCAACTCAATCATCGGATTCGCGCAGGTGATCCGTGATCAGTCCTTTGGTCCCATCGGCAATGGCCGGTATTCCGACTATGCGGACATGATCGGCGATAGCGGCAAGACACTGTTGCGCATTGTGACCGATGTCCTGCGCATGTCGGAAATAGAAGCCGGCAATGTGGAAATGGATGTGGAGGAAACCCGCCTCCTGCCGATAGCCGATGGCGCCATTCGCACGCTTGAGCCTCAGGCTCGCCATGGGCGTGTCGTCATCATCAACCACGTGTCCGAAGATTTGCCCCTTGCCCTTGCCGATGCGCGGGCGGCTGGCCAGGCCGTCAACGGCATTCTCGCAAATGCCATTCAGTACTCAGCCCTGGGCGATAGCATCGATATTGAAGCCGGGTCTGATGACCTGAGCGTATGGCTGGAAATCAAGGACAATGGTCCCGGGATTCCGGCAAGAGACATCGACCGGCTCATGCGCCCGTTTGAACGCACCGGCGGCAGCCTTGAAGGCCGCCCGTCCGGCGCAGGCGTCGGGCTGGCAATCGCCAAGGCCCTGACCGAACTGCAGCGTGGTGGCTTCTCCATCCGTTCGCAGGAGGGCGAGGGCACAACCGTACGTCTGGCGTTTCCGCGCGCCCGCATGGCACGTCGCCGCTCCGCCTGA
- a CDS encoding PAS domain-containing sensor histidine kinase, with product MPVGTREGIEALVNGLDSLRVGIIVFDGSDRLVYCNDHFRFIFRTFDHLDEISGLAYEDILKTLLDNGEFAGERAIRDPENWLADTLAHHRSRDYAPRIERLSDGRWMEVKCRPMDDGGAIVHWNDVTSLMQTQLRFEAAIESTADGFAIWDQADRLVLHNRVFARLHRATSERLKPGTTFKTFMTETAHSGVFDDGENPDEWIARRVEKHGLPVGQSTLRHKDGRWFLMRDRRTREGGRVTVYTDITELKERERQLIERGRTLQYTVQELEMNRAKLEDQASNLVDVAEKLDSAKSAAERANESKTSFLRNMSHELRTPLNSIIGFSEVLEQELFGRLGNERYLDYASMINTSGGHLLSLINQILDLSKIEAGRYEIVHNPFDLRDILEDCGDLLAPQAKAGNISVDVAMPDGDCEVDADHTAIRQCVLNLMSNAIKFTKEGGSVTVRLEDKGDMALLIVSDTGIGIAPNDLRRVMIPFEQVDSTFAAGKQGTGLGLPIVKSLIELHGGSVELASTLGKGTTATVWLPKEASEPAVGAHNVGRGYGLIASPSH from the coding sequence ATGCCGGTTGGTACGCGTGAGGGCATCGAGGCACTGGTAAACGGGCTGGACAGCCTGCGGGTGGGGATCATCGTTTTTGATGGCTCTGACCGGCTGGTCTATTGCAATGACCATTTCCGTTTCATCTTCCGGACGTTTGACCATCTGGATGAGATTTCAGGCCTCGCCTATGAGGACATTCTCAAAACTCTGCTGGACAACGGCGAGTTTGCAGGCGAGCGCGCCATCCGTGACCCGGAAAACTGGCTTGCTGACACGCTTGCCCATCATCGCTCCCGTGACTATGCGCCTCGGATAGAACGGCTGTCCGACGGTCGCTGGATGGAAGTCAAATGTCGCCCCATGGATGATGGCGGTGCCATTGTTCACTGGAACGATGTGACGAGCCTCATGCAGACACAGCTTCGGTTTGAAGCGGCCATAGAAAGCACGGCTGACGGCTTTGCGATCTGGGATCAGGCAGACCGGCTGGTGCTCCACAACCGCGTATTTGCACGTCTACATCGCGCCACATCAGAGCGGCTCAAGCCTGGGACCACCTTCAAGACCTTCATGACAGAGACAGCACATTCGGGTGTCTTTGATGATGGAGAAAACCCTGATGAGTGGATTGCCCGACGCGTTGAAAAACACGGCCTGCCTGTTGGTCAGAGCACACTGCGCCACAAGGATGGCCGCTGGTTCCTGATGCGCGACCGGCGCACACGCGAAGGCGGACGGGTCACGGTGTATACGGACATTACCGAGCTCAAGGAGCGTGAACGCCAGCTCATAGAGCGCGGACGGACCCTGCAATACACCGTGCAGGAACTGGAAATGAACCGCGCCAAGCTCGAAGACCAGGCCTCTAACCTGGTGGACGTGGCGGAGAAACTCGACTCGGCCAAATCAGCTGCCGAGCGGGCCAATGAAAGCAAGACGTCGTTCCTGCGCAACATGAGCCACGAGCTGCGCACACCGCTCAACTCAATCATCGGCTTTTCCGAAGTCCTTGAGCAGGAGCTGTTCGGTCGCCTGGGCAATGAGCGCTATCTCGATTATGCCTCGATGATCAATACGTCCGGCGGACATCTTCTGTCGCTGATCAATCAGATACTTGATCTGTCAAAGATCGAGGCCGGTCGATACGAAATTGTTCACAACCCGTTTGATCTGCGCGATATCCTAGAAGACTGCGGTGACCTGCTGGCCCCCCAGGCCAAAGCCGGCAACATTTCCGTGGATGTCGCAATGCCGGATGGCGATTGCGAGGTGGATGCTGACCACACGGCAATTCGTCAGTGTGTGCTGAACCTCATGTCAAACGCGATCAAATTCACCAAGGAAGGCGGATCGGTAACCGTCCGCCTTGAGGACAAGGGCGACATGGCGCTCCTTATTGTCAGCGATACAGGCATTGGCATTGCCCCGAATGATCTGCGGCGGGTGATGATCCCGTTTGAACAGGTGGATTCCACATTTGCGGCGGGCAAGCAGGGCACAGGTCTTGGCCTGCCGATCGTGAAATCGCTGATTGAACTGCACGGCGGCTCGGTTGAACTCGCCAGCACGCTGGGCAAGGGCACCACCGCTACGGTGTGGCTGCCCAAAGAAGCCAGTGAGCCAGCTGTCGGCGCGCACAATGTCGGCAGAGGCTATGGCCTCATTGCCTCTCCATCACACTAG
- a CDS encoding DUF2336 domain-containing protein → MSSTASRLADLAGLLRDPTPEGRSALLACVTDLYLSGSEICSDEARDGFGLLLVDIARMAGADAQQAMAKSLGHDDTPPLGVVDFLLEQPGWVAAPFLAATPALDDQALTELIDTHGNTHAAGIAQRQGLSSVLVRKILTTGNDVALVSLAENHDAPLQRADFETLKAAAPALPHLQAALVDRHDLPADVAVALMWHTGPHLGRRALDQALAVTTDALSLAIEAAAAIGMAEGKASPHPEEAASYAVQKYSRHELKEPLVVRLLRDGDMDRFYACLDKLTDIDRATGEAIMAERSGFALMVACRAARFARSTFSTLVRLGEDGAQRSTDQTFDLMSAFETLDDASAERLLGFWQVLFAGAELADADDAGDTRQAS, encoded by the coding sequence ATGAGCTCAACCGCATCCAGATTGGCAGACCTTGCAGGATTACTGCGAGACCCCACGCCGGAGGGCCGCAGTGCTCTGCTCGCCTGCGTGACAGATCTCTATTTGTCTGGCTCGGAAATTTGCAGTGACGAAGCCCGGGACGGATTTGGTTTACTGCTGGTGGATATCGCCCGCATGGCAGGCGCTGATGCACAACAGGCAATGGCAAAGTCTTTGGGCCACGACGACACACCACCTCTGGGCGTGGTGGACTTTCTGCTTGAACAGCCCGGCTGGGTCGCGGCGCCATTTCTGGCGGCGACGCCAGCCCTTGATGACCAAGCGCTGACCGAGCTGATTGACACGCATGGCAACACGCACGCTGCCGGCATTGCCCAAAGGCAAGGCCTGTCCTCTGTGCTGGTGCGCAAGATACTGACCACCGGCAACGACGTGGCACTTGTGAGCCTCGCAGAGAACCATGACGCGCCCCTGCAAAGGGCTGACTTTGAAACACTGAAAGCGGCCGCCCCGGCCCTGCCGCATCTTCAGGCCGCTCTCGTCGACAGGCATGATCTGCCAGCCGATGTTGCCGTTGCCTTAATGTGGCATACCGGTCCGCATCTTGGACGTCGCGCCCTCGACCAGGCGCTGGCTGTGACAACCGATGCCCTTTCATTGGCAATTGAAGCTGCAGCGGCAATTGGTATGGCCGAAGGCAAGGCCTCGCCTCACCCGGAAGAGGCAGCATCTTATGCGGTGCAAAAATACAGCCGCCATGAATTGAAGGAGCCACTTGTGGTCAGGCTCTTGCGCGATGGAGACATGGATCGGTTCTATGCCTGCCTCGACAAGCTGACAGATATTGATCGCGCAACCGGGGAAGCCATCATGGCTGAAAGAAGCGGATTTGCGCTCATGGTCGCCTGCCGCGCGGCACGATTTGCGCGCTCCACTTTCTCAACGCTCGTGCGTCTGGGAGAAGACGGCGCCCAGCGATCTACGGATCAGACGTTTGACCTCATGTCTGCCTTTGAGACGCTAGATGACGCTTCTGCCGAAAGACTGCTCGGGTTCTGGCAGGTGCTGTTTGCCGGTGCGGAGCTCGCTGACGCTGATGATGCGGGTGATACGCGACAGGCCAGTTAG
- a CDS encoding DUF1491 family protein — protein MQPRLRSDLRVQAIMRRATSAGAFTAIVQKGHEAAGAVFVKAALPDRTVRVFGPAPGPGTDDDGHPRWMCVTGATPVAEMDADTYLARYAKSDPDLWIVEIESGDGEACLDGVVIDETPAQTDPLITQIFGP, from the coding sequence ATGCAACCACGACTGAGATCAGATCTGCGGGTTCAGGCAATCATGCGCCGTGCAACCAGCGCAGGCGCCTTTACAGCAATTGTCCAAAAGGGCCACGAAGCTGCCGGCGCTGTATTCGTGAAGGCCGCATTGCCGGATCGTACGGTCCGGGTCTTTGGCCCGGCACCCGGACCCGGCACGGACGATGACGGCCACCCGCGCTGGATGTGCGTGACAGGTGCAACGCCGGTGGCCGAAATGGATGCCGACACCTATCTCGCGCGTTACGCCAAATCGGACCCGGATTTATGGATTGTGGAAATAGAATCCGGCGACGGTGAAGCCTGTCTGGATGGCGTCGTCATTGACGAAACACCCGCGCAGACAGACCCCCTCATCACGCAGATTTTTGGTCCCTAG
- a CDS encoding polyphosphate kinase 2 family protein, with product MASKKNKSDNASGENGADADIHHEDLFAVWQPNGFRLSEVPGGASVESSEYADILKSLQDDLRELQLAFLYNKLKGVIVFEGWDAAGKGGIIRRLTSVMDPRAVRVWPISAPDQREREEHYLQRFWRRLPPNGELGIFDRSWYGRVLVERVEDFATREEWGRAYSEINAFEASLAADGFRLVKIFLQVDHEEQAQRFRDRLDDPLKRWKLTPEDLRNRSRRAAYEDAIEEMVRRTSAPDAPWYVIPANDKKFARIAAISTIIRTLGSGIDFKPPAPNKEFLAEAHKELGIDPDSK from the coding sequence ATGGCTTCCAAGAAAAACAAATCAGACAATGCATCAGGTGAGAATGGGGCGGATGCTGACATTCATCACGAGGATCTATTTGCCGTCTGGCAGCCCAATGGCTTCAGGCTGTCAGAGGTGCCCGGCGGTGCATCAGTCGAGAGCAGCGAATACGCCGACATTCTGAAGTCGCTGCAGGACGACCTGCGTGAACTGCAGCTGGCCTTTCTCTACAACAAGCTCAAGGGCGTCATTGTTTTTGAAGGCTGGGATGCAGCAGGCAAGGGCGGCATCATCCGGAGACTGACCAGCGTAATGGACCCGCGTGCTGTTCGTGTCTGGCCCATTTCAGCGCCTGACCAACGCGAGCGGGAGGAACACTATCTTCAACGCTTCTGGCGACGGCTGCCGCCCAATGGGGAGTTGGGCATCTTTGACCGCTCCTGGTACGGACGGGTGCTGGTGGAGCGTGTAGAGGACTTTGCCACCCGCGAAGAGTGGGGGCGTGCCTATAGCGAGATAAATGCCTTTGAAGCATCGCTGGCCGCCGATGGATTTCGCCTTGTGAAGATTTTTCTGCAGGTGGACCACGAAGAACAGGCGCAGCGTTTTCGCGATCGTCTTGATGATCCCCTCAAGCGATGGAAACTTACACCGGAAGATTTGCGCAACCGGAGCCGCCGTGCGGCCTATGAAGACGCGATTGAAGAAATGGTGCGGCGAACATCGGCACCCGATGCGCCCTGGTATGTGATCCCTGCCAACGACAAGAAGTTTGCGCGAATTGCTGCAATCTCCACCATCATCCGCACGCTTGGGTCCGGCATCGATTTCAAACCGCCCGCGCCGAACAAAGAATTTCTCGCCGAAGCTCACAAAGAGCTGGGGATTGACCCGGATTCCAAATAG
- a CDS encoding mechanosensitive ion channel family protein, translating to MVQELAANFWSVLVNFWTDGVLGIDFTRLLIVAGILIFFYVLRGLFARIVLVTVRQWAKNTDTNFDDMVIEAVSPSLKLLVVTVGVFTAGQYLALEGIGGVIIDNLVRSMVAVAFFWALYNITKPLTLVFKRLEAVLTREMVDWLITATRIGVVLLGLATSLQIWGIQVAPLIAGLGLFGVAVALGAQDLFKNLLAGLSILVEKRFGVGDWVMVDGVVEGTVEQIGFRSTRIRRFDKAPVYVPNTEFADSAVTNFSAMTHRRIYWKIGIEYSASKDQLQQVRNGIEAYVLNNEDFAKPPEVPLFVRIDAFNDSSIDIMLYCFTRTTVWGEWLEIKEQLALAIKGIVEGAGTGFAFPSTSIYLESLPAGAPEIFEPPKQVGTDA from the coding sequence ATGGTGCAGGAACTCGCAGCAAATTTCTGGTCAGTTTTGGTCAACTTCTGGACTGACGGTGTGCTGGGGATCGATTTCACGCGATTGCTGATCGTCGCGGGAATTCTGATTTTCTTCTATGTGCTGCGCGGACTGTTCGCCCGCATAGTTCTGGTCACCGTCCGCCAATGGGCCAAAAACACCGACACCAATTTTGACGACATGGTGATTGAAGCAGTCAGCCCATCCCTCAAGCTCCTGGTGGTGACGGTTGGTGTCTTCACTGCCGGGCAGTATCTGGCGCTCGAGGGCATCGGTGGCGTCATTATCGACAATCTGGTCCGGTCCATGGTGGCGGTGGCATTCTTCTGGGCGCTGTACAACATCACCAAGCCGTTGACCCTGGTCTTTAAGCGTCTTGAGGCCGTGTTGACGCGCGAGATGGTAGACTGGCTGATCACTGCCACGCGCATTGGCGTGGTTCTGCTGGGCCTTGCCACCAGCCTTCAGATCTGGGGCATTCAGGTTGCCCCGTTGATTGCAGGCCTGGGCCTGTTCGGTGTCGCTGTCGCTCTGGGCGCACAGGATTTGTTCAAGAACCTGCTGGCCGGCCTGTCCATCCTGGTTGAAAAGCGGTTTGGCGTTGGCGATTGGGTGATGGTTGATGGCGTTGTAGAAGGCACGGTTGAGCAGATCGGGTTCCGGTCAACGCGCATTCGCCGGTTTGACAAGGCCCCTGTGTATGTTCCGAACACGGAGTTCGCGGACAGCGCGGTGACAAATTTCTCAGCCATGACCCATCGCCGCATCTACTGGAAGATCGGTATTGAATACAGCGCGTCCAAGGATCAGCTGCAGCAGGTCCGCAATGGCATTGAGGCGTACGTACTGAACAATGAGGATTTTGCCAAACCGCCGGAAGTGCCGCTGTTTGTGCGCATAGATGCCTTCAACGACAGCTCGATCGACATCATGCTCTACTGTTTCACCCGGACGACCGTATGGGGCGAGTGGCTTGAGATAAAAGAGCAGCTGGCTCTGGCAATCAAAGGCATCGTGGAAGGCGCGGGCACTGGCTTTGCCTTCCCATCCACCTCTATCTATCTGGAAAGTCTGCCCGCCGGTGCGCCGGAGATCTTTGAGCCGCCCAAGCAGGTGGGCACAGACGCCTGA
- a CDS encoding SufE family protein, translated as MAVSINDLIDDFSYLDDWEDRYRYVIELGKDLEPLPEAEHSDANKVKGCVSQVWLQTHVARGDNGEPVLTFIGDSDAHIVRGLIAIVLRLYSGRPASEIAKTPADPVFQQIGLDEHLSPQRSNGLHAMVGRIQADASAALADAGVA; from the coding sequence CTGGCTGTGAGTATCAACGATCTGATTGACGACTTTTCCTATCTTGATGATTGGGAAGACCGGTATCGGTATGTGATCGAGCTGGGCAAAGACCTTGAGCCACTGCCAGAGGCAGAACACTCGGACGCAAACAAGGTAAAAGGCTGTGTGAGCCAGGTTTGGCTCCAGACCCATGTTGCCAGGGGCGACAATGGTGAGCCGGTTCTTACCTTCATTGGCGACAGTGATGCCCATATTGTGCGCGGGCTCATTGCGATTGTGCTGCGGCTGTATTCAGGACGTCCGGCTTCCGAGATCGCCAAAACACCGGCGGACCCGGTTTTTCAGCAGATCGGTCTTGATGAACATCTAAGTCCACAACGCTCAAATGGTCTGCACGCGATGGTCGGTCGAATTCAGGCCGA